Genomic DNA from Sphaerodactylus townsendi isolate TG3544 linkage group LG14, MPM_Stown_v2.3, whole genome shotgun sequence:
ATTGTCATGGTGTATTCTTTGGTTTCTTCAAAGTCCAATGGCCTTTTTAGAGTTACTGTGCCATTGACTGGATCCAGGTTGAATTTCTCCTGACCATTCATTGGTGAGTTCCTGATTTGGTACATGATCTGGGCATTTGCaccttcatcatcatcagaagCCACAATCTGGAGCACAAATGAGCCAACTGGTACATTTTCCCTCAAAGTTGCCTTGTAAAGTTCTTGAGAGAAGATGGGGAAATTGTCATTAACATCAGTGACAATAATTTGTATCTGGGCAGTACTGGTTTTTCTTGGTTCACCGCCATCTATGGCGACAAGGGTCAATTGGAAAGACTGTTCCTTTTCCCGATCTAATGGCTTCTGCAGTACTAAATCTGCAGATTTCTTCCCATCCTTATTCTCTTTAACTTCCACAGTGAAGTACTGGTTGGGATTCATCTGGTaattctgcagagaattcacccCAATGTCAGGATCTTCAACTTTCTCAAGAAGAAACCTTGTGCCTGGTAAGCAGGATTCACTGATTTCCAACTTGATGTTTTCACTTGCAAAAGATGGTGCGTTATCATTAATGTCCTGGATCACTACACTTATATGGAAAATATTCAGAGGGTTTTCAACCACTGCCTCTAAATTAACAAGGCAAAGTGTAGTTGAGGCACAGATCTCTTCCCTGTCTATTCTGTCATTGACATAGAGTTTCCCATTCTCTGCACTGATAGTGAAATATTGCAACTCATCCACAGACACAGCGTGTAGATTGCGCTGGGCTAGTTCTCTGGCACTCAGACCCAAATCCTGAGCGAGATTCCCCACAAGAGTACCCTTTGGCATCTCTTCAGCTATGGAATACTGAATCTGCTCTGAGGCAGCCCAGCTGCAGAAAGACAATAAAGAGAGAAGCAGTACTTGCCTTCCGTGTGCCCAGCCATTCCCTTTGTGCTCTCTGTCCATCTGGATCCCAGACAAAATAGCAGTCTCTTTAGCCCCCGCAAACAGATCAAATCCTCTTCAAGGTGCAGGAGATCTTAGGAAGAATAAACTGTCTTTCTTCTTAATTTGATCAAGCTACAAGAGGTTTTTTTGGCTCAGGAATGCTGCTTTGCTGTTGAAATGCCGTTCACTGAACTGCGTACACTGAGGAACTAACTGTAGGGAATATTAGTAGGTTTCCATCCTCCATCTAGCTGTGATATGGGTCAACAGCGACACTGTGAGGCTCATATAGATAACTGCAATGGAccctttttcatttgttttaagaTTGAAATCTAACCAGAATTGAATAATATTGTTCGTTGGATTTCAAATGAAcagtgaaggactttgtttagAAAGCAATATCCCTCCTGTATTTGGCCCTGAGTGGAATAGCTGggaatattttccttttaaaaaatgtttaagtgCTTTTTAAAGCATCTAGGCCCATTTTTCAAGCTACTGTTGCTACTGTAATCAGGAAAAGTGTTGCTACCTAAGAAAAACTCTTGGATGTTTAAAATGTGGAAAtctctaagcataagcataagcattttattgtcattgtgcacgcacaacgaaatttacagcagcattcctcgatgcacacaatttcagactcataccccatccttcctttccccttcctccacccatccctacacagccccaaacacatcaacacgaagccacgcagttcagcatagccacagctctagagtagaagctgtctctaagcctctttgtcctaatttttatagacttgtatcatctgccagatggtaagagttcaaaaagagagtgtgctagatgagacgggtctcagaatattttgggctttctttaggcttcgggaattatagagttcttccaaggaggggagagggcagccgataatcctctgtgcagtagtgatcaccctttggagcgccttcctatctgccactgtgcaactggagaaccatacacagatgcagtaggttaagacactctctatagcacagcggtaaaaaggacaccaggagttttccatccagttgttgtttccttaaaagtctcagatagtacagtctttgagACTCTACATTGTCATACAGCTATTTCTCTGGATGGATTATGAGATGTTGCTGTTTATATCTGTGACTGTCACTTTAATTCTAGAATGGATCACTGTATTCCTACCTGTACTCTAAAAGTAAGCCAGCTATTTCTCAGCTGAAGATATAATCCTTGTATGGTCCTCTTAAGATATCAGAGTAAATTAATGTGGAATTAATATGATGTTCATGTCTGGAAGTACACTTAGGCTGTCATCCTAAGAACATGTTTCAAGGAGCAGACCCCACTAAATAGAGCTGAGTAAGATTCTCAGCAGATCTACTTAAGATTACACTGCTATTCCCTGATAATCAACAGTGGAGGTAGAACTTCATGTTAACCAGAACCACAGGTCTGCCACCACAAATGGCAAACCATACCAAATTCTCTCTACATTGGTAACCCATAATGCAACTCAAAGTCACCATACTTCATGTTTCCCTCACCACTGACATCACTGGAGTAGGACAATGCTATTGGGGGGTGTTGAATAACCATTTACTCAGTACCTGACCACATGTATCATTTCCTGTGTCAATTTGGATTGGGTGCAGTTCTATCCTCCATCTAGGACACAGTCTACACACACAGTCTACATTATTTTTAtgtttctcttcagatctcaaTTCAGTTCAGCCAGCGATCACTAGGTTACCTTATGGAAGCCATTATCTTATCAGTGGGGCTACTGGTAGAGTAAAAAGTAAGAATTTTATTGAGTTTCACAGCCTTACTGCTCTCAATATCCCTgctttattttcacttttttcttGTGTGAACCAGGTTTCTGCTATGGTGAGAGACCTTCTGGCAGCAGAATTTGACACTCACTGGCACCTGGTAGGATAGCAGGAGGGAAAATAAGCTGAAAACCACTGTTGACATGGTAACCTAAGAATTACCAGAAACCCAATGGTAGAATTCAAGGTTCACCCCAGAACTGATGTCATACTGTaaacacaatccccccccccttatctaattttctgccagctggcaactctaccaatgGGGCTTTACCTgtacattattttctctttcctgataTCACAGTTCATATTAAATTTACACCATTTGTAACTTTATGTGTGTatgagcaggatataaatgccatCTCAATGGAATAAAAATGTCAAATTTCCACATTCAGACTGAGAACATCAggaatgaaaatgaacaaaatgaaaaggTTGAAAAAGATACCATAGATAAGAAAAAGTGCACAGCATAGATAAGAAAAATGTTAATAGATAAATATATAATTGCCTGATACCTGGATGGTTATTGATGAGATAGTTATTATCATGACTAAATCACTGTATTATTTAAGAAGGATATAAAGCAAGCTAGACATGacataactgaggcaaaaaaaagtttccatCACCCCCAGTTaactattttgtttaatattattaAGCAATTTTTCTTTGTCCTAGTCCTGCATAACTTACTGAAAGCAAACCAAATAGCATCAACCACTCTTTCATTTTCACTCGTATCAGAAGCATCCGCAAGACATGATCAAAGTTTTGGcttccatatttttttctaaCTCATATACAGACATACACCTCCCAAATATGTATTTGAATTAGTATGCTGAACAATTTTTACATATTATTTTTTGTAAACATTTCGCTTTGAGGTATTcaaaacttaggctgattccgcatgggccaaaaacagcagtgtgaaaatggtgtgaaaatggtgtaaaagggttttaaatggtgtaaaagggtttatactgttttcacaccgttttcacaatgctgtttttggcccatgcggaatcagccttaaatACCTTCAGAAAATTGAGATGATGGATAACAGCCAAATATGGTCAAGATCACTGAGGAAATAAGAATTTAAAATATGTTAAGTGCCAGTAGGGAGAACTCCTTTACTTATGAAATTACAAAGGGCCATTTACAATCACAGTTGAAACATTGGCAATGTAAATAGGGTACTGCTCAAAATAAACTCACCACATCCGATCGATCTGCCTCGCTATTAAGGATATTTTCCCCATTGGCTGTCAAAAGTGCCTCAGACTGATTCTGAAAAGAAATGTCCTCTGCTGTTTGAACACTGCTTGTTGGAAAGGCATATTGCTGTATCCGAGATTCAGATGATAAGCAAAGCTGATAAGAATAAGGCAATGTCCCCTCTTCATAGTTGGGTGGAAATATGATGCCGTTGTTTGAATGGGGAACAGGAGCAAAGCACTGCAGGAATTTGGGATTCCCTGATCGTCTAAGTTTCATCAgaatggccagaatcactgtcaAAAGGAACAAGAATGAGATCAAAGCCAAGGCCAGCACCAGGTAGAACTGCAGATCAGACTGATAGTCAGGGATGTCGGATTGGTTTTTCATTTCTGGAAGGGCCTCCTGGAAGTTCTCAGCAAACACCAAGTTCAGTGTCACTGTAGCAGATAGAGAGGGGTGTCCATTATCCTTCACTAAGATGACCACCCTCTGCTTCAAAGCATCCCTTTCCAAAAATGCACGGGATGTCCTGATCTCACCGGTATGGTGTCCAATTGTGAAGAGCCCTGGCTCAGTGGCCTGAAGCAGGTGGTAAGAAAGCCAGGCATTGTGTCCAGAGTCAGCATCCACTGCTACCACCTTGGTCACCAGATAATCTGCATCAGCTGAACGAGGTATCATCTCAAACAAGGCGGAGCCTTCCGCTCCTTTGGAAGGGTAGAGGATTTGAGGGCTGTTGTCATTCTGGTCCACAATGAGCACTTTAACTGTGACATTCCTGCTGAGAGCTGGAGAACCTCCATCTTGGGCTTTCACTTGAAGCTGGAACTCTCTGAATTGCTCATAGTCAAAGGAGCGCTGTGCATAAACAATCCCACTCTCAGAATTAATGGAGACATATGAGGAAATGGGAAGGTCCTCAATGTTGCTCTTGAGGATGGAGTAAGTGATTTGTGCATTGCGATCCAGATCTTGGTCAGAGGCTTTGACCCTGAAAATGGAGGCTCCAGAGGGGTTGTTTTCTGGCACGTAGGCAGTATAGGAAGGCTTTTCAAAGGCTGGAGGGTTATCATTGATGTCAGAGATCTTTACTGAAATGGTCTTGAGTGTAGAAAGAGTAGGACTGCCTTTGTCAGTGGCTGTGATTGTGATATTATACTCAGGAGTATTTTCTCTGTCCAGTGCACCATCTGTGAGCACCTTATGGTAGTTATTAGATGTTGAAACAATTTGAAATGGCAAATTACTTAGTAAATGACAAACTACGTCTCCATTTTCTCCCGAGTCTCTGTCTTTAACATTGATAAGCGCTACCAGAGTCCCACTTGGAGAATCTTCACGTATTGGGCTGGATGATGAGACAAGAATGATTTCCGGGGCATTGTCATTCTCATCTAATATTGTTATTTCAACATTGCAGTGAGCCACCAACCCACCCCCATCCTTTGCTTCAACTGTCATAGTGTATTGATCTTTCTCTTCAAAGTCAAGGGTTTCCATAACTCTAATTGTCCCATTTTGTGGATCTAGGAAAAACATTTTGAGAGCACTTTCAGCAATGTTGCTAAAGCTATAGCTAATCTGGGCATTGGAACCTTCATCTCTGTCAGTGGCTTTCACTTGTACCACTGAAGATCCTTTGGGAACATTTTCCTTCAAGCTGGTCATGTATACCTCTTCAGTGAAGAAAGGTGGGTTATCATTGGCATCTATGACAGAAACCCATATTTTGGCTGACCCAGTTTTGGCAGGTTTTCCTCCATCTACAGCCATAATTATTATATGGAAACTACTTTCCTTTTCTCGGTCCAATTGTTCATTCAGGATCAATTCTGCATATTTATTTCCATCTTGTCTCAATCGGGTTTCCAGCTTGAAATACTGATTGGGCATGAGCATGTAATTCTGGAGGGAATTCATTCCAACATCTGGATCTTCAGCATAACCAAGAACAAATCGAGCTCCTGGCAAAGTTGATTCACTGGGTTCTAATTTGAAGTCCCCATTTAAGAAACCTGGTGTATTATCATTAATATCCTCAATTGTTACAGTTACATGGAAAATATTCATGGGGTTTTCAACCATGACTTCAAAATTCATAAGGCATATTACAGTTTCCCCACAGATTCCCTCTCTATCTATTCTATCACTAACATACAGTTTTCCATTTTGTGTACTAAAATACTGCTTTTTCTCTAGAGAAAGGACATGCAGATTGCGTTTTGCTGTTTCTCCAGGGCTAAGTCCTAAATCTTTGGCTAGGTTCCCTACAATGGATCCTTTCTCCATTTCCTCAGGGATCGAATACTGAATCTGCTCGGAGGCAGTCCTGCAGAACAAAGACAATAAGAAGAGGAACAATAACCTTACTGACCCTCTGTTCTCTTTGTGGCTGCCGTTCATCCTTCTTTCTGAGGAGtttgctttttcttctgtttgcatATCTTGATCAGCTGAGGTGTTTCAAATTCCCATCACAGTATAAGATCCTCAGTAAGGTAGCTGAACACTAGACGTCACTGCTGAATTTCTGTATGTCGCAATATTTTCCTTTTCCAACGGCTTTCACGTCCCTGTTGTCTGCTGTTTTCCTCATCTGCAGTCTGAGAATGAACAGCTAGAAGCATCATTCAGTGGATTCCCAGCTCCTACATGAAAGCTATATTGGCCAACAGCGACACTCTGAGTCTCAGACACAGAActgcaagaattttaaaaaatctctctctgaAACTTATACATAGAGAAGAACAGTCTGTTTTCAGGTACGGGATGATGCTGTTTTCTGACTTGCGGATAGCATATCTATATTCTCTTATGTGTTTGTTCTGATGCTACTATAACACAGTTTcattaaaaataagaaaagacCACAAACAACAATGTTTTTCTACCATCAGTCTGTTCTTCAGCAGGAACTCAGAAGGCAAACAAATACAAGGTATTTCCAGAATGAAACAAAAGTTTAGAGGCAATTTAGTGCAACTTCTGCGTCCAGTTTTCACTGCGTATCTCAATGAGCCATAGAATGTTATGCACCACGTCACTGAGACATGTTGCTAGAAATGATTAATTACTTTTCTTTGTGCCCTCCCAGATTccatcacataagaacataagaacaagtcagctggatcagaccagagtccatctagtccagctctctgctactcgcagtggcccaccaggagccattgggagctcacatgcatgatgtgaaagcaatggccttctgcggctgttgctcccgagcacctggtctgctaaggcatttgcaatctcagatcaaagaggatcaagattggtagccatagatcgacttctcctccataaatctgtccaagccccttttaaagctatcctggttagtggccatcaccacctcctgtggcagcatattccaaacaccatcacacattgcgtgaagaagtgtttccttttattggtcctaattctttcccccagcattttcaatgaatgccccctggttctagtattgtgagaaagagagaaaaatcacatATGCAACGTTCTAAGGATTCTGTAGGTATTACTAGGTAAGTCAAAACTCCTTCCTGATGGATCTCAATTCAGTTTTTACATCTTGAAGAAATGCATGAATCTGCCTTCTacggagtcagaccattggtctatcaaggtcagtcttATCTattctgactggtagcagcttCCAAGGCTTCAGGGAGAAGTCTTTCATATCCTTGATTATCTCATCTTTAGaagtggagatgccggggattgaactcaGGATTTTCTgactgcaaagcagatgctctagcacTCAGTCACAGCTTATCTCCAAGTTTATTGTCCCTGTGGAGCATGGGTCACGAGAGCGGTGAGTCAATGCAGAAGCTTCTGATGTTTTACTAGTTTCATCTTCTTTGGAGACCATTCTTCAAGAACGACAATGGGCACTTCTGACTCACATGTTCTATCCTTCAGTGGGTTGGATGTAAGGTGTCAAAGAACAGTTTTACACTTTGTTTTGAAGTGgtgaaatgctactggaacatggccatacaacccagaaaacccacaatgccctATAAacaagccctttaaaaaaaacctcctgcaaTACCACTAAGACAtaatagggcgttttcccacttaccttaagccacgcgctactctcctcaagtagcgtggggtcccccagcactccccactacagggcggCGACatcgcagccgccctgatgctgccgctgtcgcgctgagggggcgcgcgtcattcctggcgccttttgaaacggcgtggggaagcctgggcgcgcgccagaaatggcgTGCGCTGGGAGttgcacgcagcaacctttggaccaaggtaagtggggaaacgcccatactTTACCACTAATATGGTTATTGATACATTGCAGATCCTTAAGAATGGCAATGGGAGTACACTTAAATGAGAACAGGTAGAAGGGCTGAGAAGGACTTTGATATCACACCTTAGCCGCCAACACCAAAGAGTGATAACAATATTGGTCTTTTTGGTTTGACAGCTTCATATGTACAAACAAATTACTATTTTCACAACAAGAATCACAAGTAGCCAGCTGCACACACTAAAAGGGAAGCCTGAGATGCACTACTTGAGCTACAATATGATTTCACTACAGCCACCAACTATACACATAATGAGgaaaataacaataacacatgCATGAAATTGGAAGGCACCCATAATATCCTCAATAAGCCTTAGTTTTTGCTGAAGACCACCAAAGCCAAACTTCCAAGGCCAACTAAAGAAACTTCCAAGCAACTAAAGAAAAGGCGAGAAAATGTTGCATGTTAGTTAACCGGGAGGTTCAAATGAGACATTTGAAAAATtcacattttttccccctcacaggACTTACTCAAAAAGTATAAACGGGAAACTAATGTCTCATTAGGTTAGAAAAATGTGCAGTTAAATTAAGGAGGCGATCCAAACCTTATGTTTAGGGCTGGATACTAAGTGTACACCTATGCCACTCTTCTACTTGAAAGACGAAGGGAAAAGATCCCAAGattgatgggcagccccattcaaagggttgGTGCCCCAGCCATGCCAATCTGCCattcccaagagggctttctagcagcagggggaggcaaagaaaagaaaaaagtctccCCGATGctgaaaagcccccattgggcttaatggatttcTACCACCAAAAAGGGGGCAAAAGTCCAAAGCCCCGGCTGCCAGTATAACGGGGCTATGGctgagtggaagccaactagggTTGGCTTCTCCTGCAGCCATGCTCCTAGACCACCCCCACTACTCCAGCAGCGACAGGGGCACAGGGGCACTTGTGCAGCATTCAGCATCATGCCCTACTGCCCTGGAGGGCCAGGGCAACCTCCTACCAGCAAATCTGCTCCTCtgttggggtaagtgccctggggagggtgaatctgccagtgtggccctgcaccactcccaacagtagattctcccccacccgcctttggatggggctggaaGTCTCCATTAATCTGTTCTTCAGGTTGAGGCCCAAGGGAAGAGTGGCTGAACTGGCACATGAGGGTCCAGAACCAGGTAACAAGACCAAGTTCTGTCTGgtctcttcctctgccccttgGGGCACTTTGGACTTTGACATATATGAATGCCCCACACAATTCATCAGCTCTTTTTTCCAAGCTCTGGCAAGATCCTGCGAATGCTCTGAGTGCCTTGTTTGGGCTTCCTGGGGTTTTCCAGAGTGGATGATTTAGTAGCAGACAAAAGCACACTCAGTGTTTCCTGGCCATTGTCTTTGCATACAGGTGGACTCTGGGTGCCAGATGTATATGCAGGTAAAAGGCAACTAAGAAAATGGTTTCAATTTggcttgtgggagggggagagcctTCAATTCTGGGTTCCCCAACACCAATAGTCCCCTTGATCCATTCTGAGCTTTTCTGAAAGTGGCTGGGGTCGCTGTGAGGAttattattggctgccctctttcAAATGAAAGGATTTTCCACTGCAGACTGCGGGGGACAGGAAGGCATCTGGGCTTTCCTCAGTGGCTCCATTTGCCCGTGAGGATCTTCTTCATCCAAGGAAATGGGAGGAGAGAAATATTCTGccacctgcagcagccattttgggtagTGCTCACCACATAccttcaaaattccaaaggttcaTGCAGGATCAGAACGCTTAGGGACCTCTGCCTTAATTAAATGCAGAAGCTCATCAGTTTGCCATTGTGTAGTTTTCCAAAAAACATAGTTCAAAGGACCTTACTTAAAGGTAGAATAGCTTTCCATCACCCCCTAAAATTTAAGCAATACACACATGCCTCCATACCCTACCTCCACTCACACAAATGTAAGAGTAAGATCTGATCTCAAATGAACAACTAAATGGAAAGTTAAAGCCATGTGTTTAAAACTGTTCAGTTTGACACTAACAATACTCAACTTCGATGCATAACCAAAATTGGGTAATATCACTGTCCTGCCGGTACTGACACTTCACAGCACTTTATTTCCAGGTATTTGTTACATTACATTATACACTGATCCAAACGTCTAGACTACTAATCTCCATCCCCAGTTGTAATCGAATTTAATTATATATAACTGCACTTACTCAACACTGGTCCCTATATTATATTCTACATTGTGGATCTCAGATTGTAAGCATCTTGAAAGCAGGGACCTACCTATTACTTATGAAATTCCATAGAAAGCATATGCACTGTTAATGCTACAATAAATAACTATTATGCTGCGAACATTCAGCCAAAAGTAGTCTTACAGTATACCGCTCCTGGCTAATGGTAAGTGTTAATGGAATCGACCTTTCCTATCTGAATACCATGAATAAAGAAACACAGAAAGTAAACAGCCCATTGGAAGAGCCAGTAACATGAGAAGGAAGGTGGAAAACAAGATGGCAAATTTATGTTCTGTACCACATAAAAATAGCGGGAAAGGAAGTCCAAGTGTGATACTTTAGATTATTGGTGCAATTTTTGAAGAAGGATCTCATGGTCTTCTTCTGGAGTTGTGAGCTGCTCATGACCTGGTCCATACAAGCCTTACCGTAGCATGTAGAGGGTGCCAGGCTGCCCGTACTGAAAATTTATCAAATCTTTAttagtcatagaccagcataaagcAAATGGAATAAAGGATAGAACATAAaggataaaactttttaaaacagtaaGCATAAGCACTAAAA
This window encodes:
- the LOC125443375 gene encoding protocadherin gamma-B5-like isoform X5: MQTEEKANSSERRMNGSHKENRGSVRLLFLFLLSLFCRTASEQIQYSIPEEMEKGSIVGNLAKDLGLSPGETAKRNLHVLSLEKKQYFSTQNGKLYVSDRIDREGICGETVICLMNFEVMVENPMNIFHVTVTIEDINDNTPGFLNGDFKLEPSESTLPGARFVLGYAEDPDVGMNSLQNYMLMPNQYFKLETRLRQDGNKYAELILNEQLDREKESSFHIIIMAVDGGKPAKTGSAKIWVSVIDANDNPPFFTEEVYMTSLKENVPKGSSVVQVKATDRDEGSNAQISYSFSNIAESALKMFFLDPQNGTIRVMETLDFEEKDQYTMTVEAKDGGGLVAHCNVEITILDENDNAPEIILVSSSSPIREDSPSGTLVALINVKDRDSGENGDVVCHLLSNLPFQIVSTSNNYHKVLTDGALDRENTPEYNITITATDKGSPTLSTLKTISVKISDINDNPPAFEKPSYTAYVPENNPSGASIFRVKASDQDLDRNAQITYSILKSNIEDLPISSYVSINSESGIVYAQRSFDYEQFREFQLQVKAQDGGSPALSRNVTVKVLIVDQNDNSPQILYPSKGAEGSALFEMIPRSADADYLVTKVVAVDADSGHNAWLSYHLLQATEPGLFTIGHHTGEIRTSRAFLERDALKQRVVILVKDNGHPSLSATVTLNLVFAENFQEALPEMKNQSDIPDYQSDLQFYLVLALALISFLFLLTVILAILMKLRRSGNPKFLQCFAPVPHSNNGIIFPPNYEEGTLPYSYQLCLSSESRIQQYAFPTSSVQTAEDISFQNQSEALLTANGENILNSEADRSDVQAQPVNTDWRFSQAQRPGTSGSQNGDENGTWGRNSQVEIRNAFKP